The following nucleotide sequence is from Anopheles stephensi strain Indian chromosome 3, UCI_ANSTEP_V1.0, whole genome shotgun sequence.
TTTACCCACAGATTGGTTAGGTGCGTTGGCGAAGAAAGAATAGAAAACGTTATTCGCAGCTAGAAATAATGGACTTAATCTTCAACAAACTGAACGTGGGACtctttttttaatatctttCATTAGAAcattgaagcaaaaaacaatgaGTAGCAATTACAAACGAAACCCAACTTTGAGCAAAGCGCGATCTAATCGTTACAAACGGTTGGTTACATGGCTAGTTTTCAATATGCTAATATCTGTTTTGAGCAAAGAAACAAGATTCAAATTTTACTTTTGAAACCCTCAACAATTTTCCCGGCACCCAATTTGATACGCCGAAACAATACGAAACTACACGAAACAATACGAAAATACGAAACAATTTCGTATTTGCTTCCTTCCAATCGCTGATCGCATCAAACAAACAGCTTCTTTTAAGACTTTTACTAACATATGTTTTAATACGATTAAACTGAACACAAATTATCACATTTTATACCTGTATTTGTATGTGTTCGCTCAAGTCTTTGGTCGTGGCTTTATCAGAGGGCGATTAAACAAATcttctgctctctctctctctctccctctctctctctttctctctctctcgctttctctcggTGCGTTGTGTATTAATTCCAGTCTCTTAGTAGAATTAAATTTTCGTTCGCTTTCTCTTCGTGAGTTAAGCCGAACGGAATTAAGAATAAATTACTTTGAGATACCCAAAGCCAAAGCGATAGCGGTGCCAATCATCACACGCCCGGACGCAGGATTTAACCATCCAGCAACGGGTAAAAATCAACTCAAGGAAACTAGAAATagcagaccaagacctctcgagaatGCTTGCCTGCATGTAGACTTTCATCGAaacaaatgcagcaaaagtgGTTGACAGCACTAAAACCATACATAAACCCTTTTTTTATGCGTTTGTCCTTTTTGTTGTCTCCACGGGCTGTACATCAACTTAATGAACATCTTCCATATTGTCTAGCTGTGAGACGAATATTTGAAAGGCACTTATAGAGCTCATATATGGATGAGGATCGTCTGAGAGTGGTTGACAGCGCACTTACCACCTGACGTTAGTCCAGCACAAGTGCGCATGTGGCTCTTTACCAATTATTTAATCACACCATCATGTGTTGAGTTGCTCACAAGGGCACTAAAGAACAGATCATTTGCTGTTCATGCATTACGTCAGGTGGTATCAAAATACAGGAGATTAATTTTGTGTACAACTATTCAACTATTCAACCTATAAAAGAACACAAAGGATTAGTGATGGGCGCTCGGAATCGGAAATACTTGGTTCCGATGTGATTTTGCATTTCTCTGTTGACACAATttcaaaaatgcaataaaacggCAATATTTAATCAACCAAATATCATGTTGTATCTTTCTTCGGACCACTCCGCAATCGATTGCGACCAAACGATCATTTTGCTCAACACTACAAAAGGATGTTAAGAGTTCACGCTTGACAAAAAATCTGTTATCTGTATATTGCCTACTATTTGTGTAGGTTTACATTAAACAACGTTTTGGGTAGATTCTGTCACTTTTGCACCACACCTTTGGGAAACAAATTTCGCCGCCTGCATATTAATGGCCCGTTCTGAATCTTTTATTATGCAGCCATATCTTTCCTACCCAGTGAGTTTGCACAAAAATAGCACAGCACTGCCACAAACTAAAGTACGccgggctggctggctggctggctggaacGCTGCtgtatctttttttatttgaaaatgcTGAAATAACTACACTTTTTCATATGAGAGTGCTCCCACTGCAAGCGCTAAACGTATCGTATCGTCCTCGTCCTGCGGTAGGACCATCTTGTGTACTTTGATAGCATGCGGGAAGGAAAAAGCGTTCAAGTGTGTGAAAAATAATGGCCAAGGGGAGATTTCAACGGATAAAAATGTGCAAGAATATTTATTCGAGTCCCTGTCATAAATAAAAGGTGCCAGGGATCGCCTTCAAGGATGGCCGGTCAGCATAAGAATGCAATCTTGCTTGTGTTTTTAACGTCACAGGACGCCGTTGTGGTTCTCTGGTCAGCAGTGGTTATGCTGCAATACGTTCAACGCGAAGAATAAATGAATGAGCTAGCCGGGATCCACGATGGATCGTActtttttggttttaaattGAACCATCCATCGCTTCGATCGCATCCGACAATTGGTCAAATAGTCACTGGCAGAATCTGCCTTTGCTTTTTCACCGCAAACTGATTGTCCTTCTAATTTACACCCGCTGTACATCGATTCCTTTGCTAACTGTTTGCCTTTAAGCTGTCTATTAACTTAATAGCGTTTACTGCAGAGCATGGATGTATCTCAGCGCCAGTTAATCCAATTTGTACAATCCATTCTCACTGCATCGGGCGGATTACGATATTTGACAAATGATTTCGTTGATCCTTCCATCCCGCTCGTCATTCTTCATTGAACAGTCTCTTGTACATAATACACCACAAGCGTCCACGGGTAATCGAGGTGGATTGCACTCTCTCCCGCTGCTGTTCCACCATCACGAAGGCCCTGGAACGGATCAAtggtttcatattttattcccGCAATGCTCTCCCGATCGGCTCCCGGCCAAAAACGTGGCTAATTCACCACGTATTAATCTTATGTTCGGATTTTTAAAGGGGCGAGAGTTTCCGTACCGGAAACAGCATCACGCGCCGTTTGCTGGCAAACCATGCCATTATGCCGTGTCCGCAACCATGGACATAGTCGTTGTCCTTCTGCATTAACTTTTTGCGATAGGATTACGGTGAATACAAGATTGGTTAGCGTAAAGTTTTGCAAGTCACGTTCCGTGGAATGTAATCGACACCCTGTAACGTGCGTTCGTATTTTCGTGACATTCGGTCTTGTTTAGCTTACCCGTAGCATTTTCGTGTACCGTATCGTACGTACAGCGGCGCGATATGCAGTGCCGGGGCATTATGTGGCGCAAATCGAAGAAGATACATTAGGAAGGTTCTGTATTGCAAACGTAGTCTGTGACATTAGTTACTCGAAACGCAGCACAGTTCGGCCAGCGATGGCCGAACGCAGCGGGGTGGCGCGGCATTTTATCTCGTCCGGGCAAACACTTCGATCCTATTTGTTGCCGTTTCACGTATGAACTCGGAAACTTGGCGTGGATGGTTCGTGTTTGAAAAGTTGTTTTTAATACCTGGTCTTTATCACCGGGTAAGATTAGTGTTCATGGGGTTTTTGGTGTGGATTATAACTTTGGCAGGGAAACTCTTCTGCACCAAAGCCAAGGACTTACATGTTCCTGCCAAAGGTAATCCGTCAGCTCGAATGAGCATTTCGAGACTATTTTACTTCGTTTTTGCACATTATTCGCAGTGCATCTAGCGTACTCCGTCAATATgaattgctctctctctcacacacacactctctctctatatatatttatatgtatCTCTGGGTGTATCGGAGTAAAAAGTCAATTCCTCAACCTATCCGGTTATTTTATTCTGCATCGTTCACTAACCCTCCGGTCCAGCGTTCGTTGATGGaagtaaagaaacaaaactaacTTCCCACTACTTTTGGTGCCCTAAATATTAAGCTAGATATTTGCAACTTTGTTTATGTAGAAAATTATCgtgtacgttccatcgtgtgATGTTTGATTTCAGTGCTGCGGGAAGAGTTTCGCCTGgaaccacaaaacacacgggTAGCGCAGGGTGAAACGGTACTGCTGGAATGCGGACCACCGAGAGGCTCACCGGAACCTACCGTTTCCTGGCGCAAAAACGGACAAACTTTGGATCTATCCAGCTCCAAGCGGTAAGTCACACGGTCACACAGAGGTTTGGTAGCTGTGTTTGCCTGCCGTCCCTTCGACCAACCACATTACACATTATTTATTAACTTTGGCATGAATAACAACATTTGCAAGCTGGGTCATTTTATTTGTGCCACCAAACTTCCAGCGAgcgatcgttttttttgttgttgcatgaATAATGGAGGTATAATGATACTTATCAACACTTCCGGCCATGGCCGAAAAGGGTCCGTGAACTTTGgcagctctctcgctctcgttagTAAAAGTTAATCTTTCGCATTCCGACATCTCGTTTTTCATCAACTAAACTAAGCAATGCATTGTAACCGGTCCAAATAAATTACTACTTTCACAGCATCCGTATCGTGGACGGTGGCAATTTGGCCATACAAGATGCTCGCCAATCAGACGACGGTCGCTATCAGTGTGTGGCGAAGAATATAGTTGGAGTGCGCGAATCCACCGTTGCCTTTCTGCGAGTGCACGGTAAGTGGGCACCGGGATAAACCCGGTACACGATTTCATTTTCGGTGGACCCTTTTGGATGGGGGTAGTAagtatttttgattttttgcttttgtttacagTGAAACCATTTCTAATACGTGGGCCCCAGGATCAGACCGTTGTTGCCGGTAGCTCGGTAGTGTTTCAGTGCCGGGTCGGAGGAGAACCATTGCCAGATGTTCTGTGGAGGCGAACCGCTTCCGGAGGCAACATGCCGCTCGGTACGTATGCGAAGCGCATTTCATGATAATCGGAAACGTAAAACGGAAACCCCGTGCAGGAAGCTGGAAATCGAACGTGCGAACCTGCGAATGGACCAATACTAGTAGGGAGTAGGATGGGATGGTGTTTTATGTGTTGTCATTAGTCGTATTATTATTGGCTTGTTtatcataaaacaaacaacgtaCGGTCAGCGTGGCCATGAGCCACGAAAATGGCTACGTGAGTACAACTTTGATCCCTCTAAAAGGGTTGTGCGGTTAGCTGCCCATAAATTCGAATGCCCGGATAAAGTTGTCACGTTTGTACTGGTGTAAGCAATTGCGAAACAGGAAACTAGACGAACCGCATCAGGATATACACCACCACTCGCCTAGGTATGGTCGGGCCcggttgaaaataaattaattaccgATACTACCGTACCGTAAGTGTCCTCGGTGCGTTATCTTTTGGCGTGTGCTAAGCGCATCGCTGGAAGAGAAACGTATTTTCGGACAAAATTACGAACGAAAACTAAAACCTTTTAAAGATAAGGATGTAAAAACTACCGCCAACTGTTGTAGATAGCAAGGTTCAGCAGTGCGCTTATCATGTTGTTTAAGATTTATATTTCCTAAGCAAAACCTATCGATTGATTTTTCGTCTACTCCCCTTTTTTGGTACTAAGCCTCGGAAGATCTTGGCATTTCATTTCGCACTTTCTTCACTGGATATCGCGAAATGGTTCGTGGTGCATACGATGCGAATCCGACATCGAACCTTCCGTGATAGAAACCACTGTGCCAATCCTGTCGAAAGCATAGCATATACGTATATATTATCACAGATATTGACAACCAATGAGACAACAGTCATACCGAAGAGTCGTTCGTGTTCTTCTACCATTTCCACGCTGCAGACGCACGGCCATTTGAGCTATCGATTGAAGCATAAATCACGGCAGTAATTTCTATTAATTTGAACCCCATGTTCGCTTCCGAATATGTTGTACTTGAAAACAAGAAATCGGAGACTCGGTAAAGATAAACTGCTCTTTCTAACGTATGCACGCCTGCCCTATCCCCAACAGAACGAGTCCGTGTGCTGGAGGACAGAAGCTTACGAATAGATGACATCACAATCGAAGATATGGGCGAATATAGCTGCGAGGCGGACAATGCTGTCGGATCCATCACCGCATCCGGTACATTGGTGGTGCATTGTAAGTTAAGACATATAACGTTCAGTTGCATCGTTAATTCGTTTGACCACAATCGAAGCACTTTCTGGTGACCCCTAACCACCTCCCGTTTCATTCGCCCCATCCACCGCAGCACCTCCCAGCTTCCTGGTACGGCCCAAAAATCTGCTTATCGAGCCAGGATCGGAAGCATTATTCGAATGTCAGGCAACCGGACACCCATACCCAACGCTTTTTTGGTCGGTAGAAGGCAACCGTACGCTGCTGCTACCGGGCAGCCGGATGGATAACTTGGAGGTTACACATAACGCAGACGGTACCAGTGTGCTCTCCATTACACAGATCGGCCGCATGGACAATGGGAAGGTGATCGTGTGCAGTGCCGTCAACAGTGTCGGCAGCGTCAGCACGCGCGTCGTGTTGAGCGTAAATCTTCAAGATGATCGGCCGCCGCCCCTAATTCTGCAGGGTCCATGCAATCAAACGTTGCCCATCAAATCCGTTGCCATCTTGCCGTGCAAGGCGAGTGGCGTGCCTCCGCCGGTGATATCGTGGTACAAGGATGGCATACCGGTATTAGCCACAGAGAAGATAAACATCACCGAGTCAGGAACGCTGGCCATAGCCGAGTTGAGCAAAATCGATGACAGCGGGTTGTATACCTGCGTCGCTAGCAGCAAATCTGGCAAAACTACCTGGAGCGCAGTGCTGCGGATTGACGTTCCAACGAATCCAAACATCAAATTCTACCGTGCACCAGAAGCGGCTACCTTCCCTGGGCCACCCGGTAAGCCACAGGTAACGAACATAACCGAAACTTCCATCACAATCTCTTGGGCGAGCAGTAGCAAGGTCGGTGCATCCAGCCTGCTCGGCTATACGGTGGAACTGTTTGGACGCAACCAAACCGAAGGCTGGTTGCAGGTTGCGAATCGTCtccaaaacaatattttcacACAGACCGGGCTGAGCGCTGGTGTGACGTACTACTTCGTAGTTCGTGCCGAAAACTCTCACGGTTTATCACTGCCAAGTCCACTTTCGGAACCTATTCTGCTCGGAATGGTAAGACACTCGTACtgcgtgtttgttgttttcttttcttacgACGGTAAATCTTACGTCGAATCTATTTTTCAGAGTGACAGTTTTGGTGCTGGTATCGACATGAGTGAAGCCAGAGCCAGTTTACTGTCGGGAGATGTAGTAGAGCTCGTTAATGCTACCGCAATCGATTCCACCTCAATGAAGCTGGTGTGGGAGGTAGGGAATGTTGAGTTGGGGATGGAGTTCGATCAGCAGGTTATTTAAAAATACCGTCTTTTCCTTTTGCACAATACCAGATCATCAATGGGAAGTATGTGGAGGGTTTTTATATTTACTCACGAGCCACCACGAACTCCGATCGTGCAGCCGGAGGACAATCGTACAAAATGATGACCGTTTTGAATGCTGGCGCATCGTCTTGTTCTGTGACGGGACTAGAGAAGTACACGGAGTACGAGTTCTTTGTGGTACCATTCTACAAAACGGTCGAAGGCAAACCATCGAACTACCGTCTAGCAAGAACACTCGAAGACGGTAAGAACCGTTGCTGATTAGTCATACGTATCGATTTGATTGCAAGGCTTTTTTCATGCATTTCTTTCAAAATAGTACCATCGGAACCACCCTACGGCATGGAAGCTTTGCTGCTGAACTCTTCTGC
It contains:
- the LOC118511006 gene encoding roundabout homolog 2, giving the protein MTFVTDVGIHHFVAWFLLMCSGISTQALALEYPKITEHPLDVIVPRHDPATLNCKAEGVPTPTITWFKDGEPIKAEPGSHKMLLPAGGLFFLKVVHSRRETDAGVYWCEATNELGAVRSNNATLQVSVLREEFRLEPQNTRVAQGETVLLECGPPRGSPEPTVSWRKNGQTLDLSSSKRIRIVDGGNLAIQDARQSDDGRYQCVAKNIVGVRESTVAFLRVHVKPFLIRGPQDQTVVAGSSVVFQCRVGGEPLPDVLWRRTASGGNMPLERVRVLEDRSLRIDDITIEDMGEYSCEADNAVGSITASGTLVVHSPPSFLVRPKNLLIEPGSEALFECQATGHPYPTLFWSVEGNRTLLLPGSRMDNLEVTHNADGTSVLSITQIGRMDNGKVIVCSAVNSVGSVSTRVVLSVNLQDDRPPPLILQGPCNQTLPIKSVAILPCKASGVPPPVISWYKDGIPVLATEKINITESGTLAIAELSKIDDSGLYTCVASSKSGKTTWSAVLRIDVPTNPNIKFYRAPEAATFPGPPGKPQVTNITETSITISWASSSKVGASSLLGYTVELFGRNQTEGWLQVANRLQNNIFTQTGLSAGVTYYFVVRAENSHGLSLPSPLSEPILLGMSDSFGAGIDMSEARASLLSGDVVELVNATAIDSTSMKLVWEIINGKYVEGFYIYSRATTNSDRAAGGQSYKMMTVLNAGASSCSVTGLEKYTEYEFFVVPFYKTVEGKPSNYRLARTLEDVPSEPPYGMEALLLNSSAVYLKWKAPAAKAQNGILRTYNIIVRGVDLRTNYSKVLSNVTIEATSSTLLLANLTEGVTYTVSIAAATSAGLGPFSSPATLRLDPITKQLDQTSHRYPINHNNMDDILTQPWFIAVLGCILVLMMISFGAMVFVKRKHMMMKQSALAALRAHPAGGVVRYLATIASG